A genomic region of Elephas maximus indicus isolate mEleMax1 chromosome 10, mEleMax1 primary haplotype, whole genome shotgun sequence contains the following coding sequences:
- the LOC126083573 gene encoding olfactory receptor 4F6-like, translated as MREENHSVVSEFVLVGLTSSLEIQLVLFLLFSVFYVAGILGNLLVLLTVVSESQLHSPMYFLLANLSFIDMWVSSSAVPKMISDVFKERKAISFQGCIAQIFFIHVAVGTEMVLLIIMALDRYVAICRPLYYLTIMNFQTCILLLVAAWIIGIIHSLIQLLFVVNLPFCDHNEMDSFYCDLPRFIKLACTDTYRLELMVSANSGFISLGTFFILIISYIFILITVWQHSSSGLSKALSTLSAHITVVVLFFGPCIFVYLWPFPTVPVDKFLAIFYVFITPFMNPAIYTFRNKEMKVAMRRLLSQILSFRDLV; from the coding sequence ATGAGGGAAGAAAATCACTCAGTGGTGTCTGAGTTTGTGTTGGTGGGACTCACCAGTTCCCTGGAGATACAACTTGTCCTCTTTCTACTTTTCTCTGTGTTCTATGTAGCAGGTATTTTAGGAAACCTTCTCGTTCTGCTCACAGTGGTCTCTGAGTCCCAGTTGCACTCCCCTATGTACTTCTTGCTGGCCAACCTCTCCTTTATTGATATGTGGGTTTCCTCCAGTGCAGTTCCAAAGATGATTTCTGATGTTTTCAAGGAGAGAAAAGCAAtctctttccaaggctgtattgcTCAGATATTCTTCATTCATGTTGCTGTGGGAACTGAGATGGTGCTGCTCATAATCATGGCCCTTGACCGATATGTTGCTATATGTAGGCCTCTCTACTACCTGACCATCATGAACTTCCAAACTTGTATTTTACTCTTGGTGGCTGCCTGGATCATTGGAATCATCCACTCTCTGATCCAACTATTATTTGTTGTAAATCTACCATTTTGTGACCACAATGAAATGGATAGCTTTTACTGTGATCTTCCTCGATTTATTAAGCTTGCCTGCACAGACACCTACAGATTGGAGCTCATGGTTTCTGCCAACAGTGGGTTCATCTCGTTGGGaacttttttcattttgattatcTCTTACATCTTCATCTTGATCACCGTTTGGCAACATTCTTCCAGTGGCTTGTCTAAGGCCCTGTCTACACTGTCAGCTCACATCACAGTTGTGGTCTTATTTTTTGGTCCATGCATCTTTGTGTATTTGTGGCCATTTCCCACGGTGCCAGTGGATAAATTCCTCgccattttttatgtatttatcacCCCATTTATGAACCCTGCCATCTACACTTTTAGGAACAAAGAGATGAAGGTGGCAATGAGGAGATTATTAAGTCAGATATTGAGTTTTAGGGATCTGGTTTAA